The nucleotide sequence GGACCATGGGCTGGTCGAGGCCTTCAGGCGTTTCCCAGCCGATGCGGGTAAGACGCGTGCCTATCGGGGGACGATCGGGGACGCTCATGACGCTGGCTCTTCGGTGATGGTGTAAGTGCAGCGCCGGCCACCGCTGACGATGTGCTCGCTGCGCTCGACCGTGGCACCGGGGCCAATGACCGACCGAAACACGTCAAGCTCGGCGCGGCAAAAACCCTGGCAGGCGGTGGCGGCAGCGCAGATGGGGCAATGGTTTTCGATGAGCAGCAGCGAGCCGTCGGGCTGCTCGGACCACTCGGCCATATAGCCTTCGCGGCTGCGCAGATCAGCCAGCGCGGCGACGCCCGCCTTGAGATCGGTGGCGGTGGAAACCGCCTGCTCATAGGCGCTGCGGGTGTCGGATTCGCGCGCGGAGATGATGGTATCAAGGGCCGCTTCGCCGAGCTGGGCGCGCACAATGTCGAGCAATTGCACGGTCAGCGCCGCATGGGTATCGGGAAAACGCGACTGGGCGGCGGGCGTGAGGCTCCATTGCTGGGTCGGGCGACCGACACCGGCAGAGAGGCTGCGTGCCTCGACAAGCCCCTCCTCGGCGAGCCGCAGCACTTGCTGACGGGCGGCTTCTCCGGTGGTGCCCAACATTTTCCCCAGCGCGGCCGACGACAGGGCGCCATGCATCTTGAGCAGCATGAGAATGCGCTCGGCCGGGCTGCGCGGCGACCAGGACTGGGATTGGGGCAGTGCGTTTTCCAAGATGGACCTTGACTAAATGGCGCTAAGGGTTTTCAAAGTCAGTACTTGGAAATTAGACCGGACTGCGCCGCAAGGCAAGCCGGCGCACTGCGAAAGGTTATTGAGATGAGCTTTACGCTACCCGCCCTGCCCTATTCCGTATCTGCTCTGGCCGACGCCGGGATGAGCCAGGAGACGCTTGAGCTGCACCATGGCAAGCATCACCAGGCCTATGTGACGGCGCTGAACGGCTTTGTCGAAAAATACCCCGAGCTCGCCGGCAAGTCGCTTGAGGAGATCGTGCTGTTCGCCAAGGACAAGGCCGACATGGCCCCGGTGTTCAACAATGCCGGCCAGCACTGGAACCACATCCATTTCTGGAATGCGCTGTCGCCGACCGGTGGCAAGCTGCCGGGCAAGCTCGAAGCCAAGATCGTGGAAGATTTCGGCTCGGTCGACGCCTTCAAGGAAAGCTTCAAGACTGCCGCCACCACCCAGTTCGGGTCGGGCTGGGCCTGGTTGGTGCTGGGCGAGGACGGCAAGCTCAAGACCTCAAAGACCGCCAATGGCTCCAACCCGCTGGCGTCAGGCGAAGGCAAGGCGCTGCTCGGGCTCGACGTGTGGGAACACAGCTATTACGTCGATTTCCGTAATCGTCGCCCCGACTATGTGAGCAACTTCCTCGACAAGCTGGCGAACTATGAGTTTGCCGAAGCCAATCTGGGCTAAGTCGCTCCACCGCGCCCGATCCCCAGGATCGGGCGCCCCGAGCATTGCATTCGGCGGCGCTTCCGGGCGATGCTGGGTGATTGATTTTGACCGTTGATGTCCCGACATGACGGGCATGAGGTCTCGAGTATGACAATGGCTGATTTCGACCTTCCCGACACCATGGCCCTGCGCCCCAGCCGCCGGCCACCGGTGGGAAGGAGCGAGTTCCGCGCCGTGATGGCGGGCATGGCGTCGACCGTCTGCGTGGTTTCGGCCAAGCGTGGCGACGAAATGGTGGGGCGGACCGTGACCTCGGTGCTGTCGCTGTCAGCGACGCCGCCTGCCCTGCTGATCTCCATCGACATCGTCAGCCGGCTTGCCGATCTGATCGCCAAGACCGGTGGGTTCTCGCTGGCGATGCTGGCGACAGAGCAGACAGAGATTGCCGACGCCTTTGCCGGCAAGCTGGAAGCCGAGCACAGATTTGGCCTTGGACGATGGGGCAAATGGCCCTCGGGCCACCCCAAACTGCTCGACGCGGTGACGACGCTCGAATGCGACGTGATCGGGTCCATGGAAACGGGAACGCATGTGCTGTTTGCCGGCGCCATTGTCGAAGCGGAGACCAGTACCGACCGGATGCCGCTCATCTGGCAGCGGCATGGCTATCATGGGCTGAGCGCCCACGAGGACAAATAAGGCTCTGGCGGCGCGACGGAAAACCGGCCAAGCTGCCAGAGGAATGCCGCAATGATTGTCACACCGGGCAATGGTGCAACCCCTGGCCGC is from Devosia sp. SD17-2 and encodes:
- a CDS encoding flavin reductase family protein gives rise to the protein MADFDLPDTMALRPSRRPPVGRSEFRAVMAGMASTVCVVSAKRGDEMVGRTVTSVLSLSATPPALLISIDIVSRLADLIAKTGGFSLAMLATEQTEIADAFAGKLEAEHRFGLGRWGKWPSGHPKLLDAVTTLECDVIGSMETGTHVLFAGAIVEAETSTDRMPLIWQRHGYHGLSAHEDK
- a CDS encoding metalloregulator ArsR/SmtB family transcription factor; this translates as MLLKMHGALSSAALGKMLGTTGEAARQQVLRLAEEGLVEARSLSAGVGRPTQQWSLTPAAQSRFPDTHAALTVQLLDIVRAQLGEAALDTIISARESDTRSAYEQAVSTATDLKAGVAALADLRSREGYMAEWSEQPDGSLLLIENHCPICAAATACQGFCRAELDVFRSVIGPGATVERSEHIVSGGRRCTYTITEEPAS
- a CDS encoding superoxide dismutase, with amino-acid sequence MSFTLPALPYSVSALADAGMSQETLELHHGKHHQAYVTALNGFVEKYPELAGKSLEEIVLFAKDKADMAPVFNNAGQHWNHIHFWNALSPTGGKLPGKLEAKIVEDFGSVDAFKESFKTAATTQFGSGWAWLVLGEDGKLKTSKTANGSNPLASGEGKALLGLDVWEHSYYVDFRNRRPDYVSNFLDKLANYEFAEANLG